A window of Methanoregula sp. genomic DNA:
CTCCAGAACAACACCCTCTGGGACGAGCGCGATCTCACGAATTCATCCTGCGAGCGGGTGCTCTTTCCCGAGGCATCAATCCTCACCGACCACTGCCTGAGGCTCATGATTGTTGTTCTTGATGGCCTGGTGATCAACCGGGCGGGAATCCGCAGGAACTTAGGGTTCCTCCACGGGATCAACATGGCCGAGTCGGTCATGATCGAACTGACGAAGAAGGGTATGAACCGCCAGGATTCCCACGAACGGATCCGGATGGCAAGCATGCAGGCGCTTGCCGAGAACCGGCCCCTTGCTGATGTGCTGGGAGCTGACCCTGAAATCGTGCGTTACTGTTCGAAAAGTGATATCACTGCGCTCCTCAACCCGGACACATACATCGGCACATCTGTACAGCAGGTGGAACGCGTGATTGAAAAACTCTCCCCGCTCTGCATATAAGAACAACTGCACATTTTTTCTTTATCCCCCTGTTTTCGATGGGGAAAATCATCTACGGATAATTTGTTAATAGCTGATTGAAAATCGATTAGCACCGGCAGGGTATTTTCCGGCTACGGGGGATATTTTCCCACAAACGTGGTACCTTTATCTTCTCATACAATCAAGATCGAAAATATCCATGGTTCAGTATGCTCCTGTTTCCCGTATCAACATTTCACATACTGACCTAGTGCGCCTGATTGTCATCTTATCCTTAACCATCAGCTGTATTGTAATCACTGCGGTATCCCTCCGGGCAAACATCGGAACCATCTACGCACAGCTGTTTTACTTCCCTATTCTCTATGCCACCTATTTCTATCAAAAACGGGGATTAATCCTTGCAGGAATTTGTGCTGTTGCGTACGAGGTACTGGCCTATGATTACCTTTTCCCCGATACTGGTCTTTTAATCTACACCACCGGACAGGCCGTTCTTTTTATTTGTATTGCGGCTGTGGTTGCACATTTTACCGAAAAAGTTAACCGGAGCGAAGCACGCTACCGGAGCATCTTTGATACTTCACTTCTGGGAATTGTCCTGTTTGACCAGAACAGCTTTGCAATCCGTATGACCAACAATTACCTGTCGCAGATGCTGGGCTACACTCATGAAGAATTTGCAGGCATGACGCTCCCCCAGTTATTTATTTCCAAAGAAGAACAGCGCAAATTCTTTGAGTACTTAGGTTCGAGCGAAGATGTGGATAATTTCGAAACCCAGTTTCTTTCCAAAAATCAGGATCCGCTCTGGGTAAATCTCTCATGGCGACGGGTCAGCGACAACCAGGTGAGCTGCTCGGTGATCGATATCAACAAGCGCAAGTTGGCTGAGCAGGTTGCTGCAGAAAACTATACCCGTTACCAGCAGGCAACCGAACTCTCTGTACTTGATGCAGGAAAGATCCCGTTGAAGTACTCGGTTTTTTCTCCCGATGAGATGATCCAGTCGATCATCGATGCGGGAGGATATGCAACAAAAGCCGAAATAACGGTAGATATCCCCCACAATCTCACGTTCGAAGCGGATGCCGGTAAAATATCGACCGTGATCGATTCCATGCTCTCGAATGCAGTGAATTATTCAAAACCTCCAAGAAAGATCCGTATATCGTACCTGTCAAATCCTTCCGACAAGATGCACCGGGTAGCGATCCAGGACAATGGCATTGGTATCACCAATACCCAGCTCGATGAGATCTTTGAACCGTTCCATCTTCCGGATCCCGGC
This region includes:
- a CDS encoding ATP-binding protein, producing the protein MVQYAPVSRINISHTDLVRLIVILSLTISCIVITAVSLRANIGTIYAQLFYFPILYATYFYQKRGLILAGICAVAYEVLAYDYLFPDTGLLIYTTGQAVLFICIAAVVAHFTEKVNRSEARYRSIFDTSLLGIVLFDQNSFAIRMTNNYLSQMLGYTHEEFAGMTLPQLFISKEEQRKFFEYLGSSEDVDNFETQFLSKNQDPLWVNLSWRRVSDNQVSCSVIDINKRKLAEQVAAENYTRYQQATELSVLDAGKIPLKYSVFSPDEMIQSIIDAGGYATKAEITVDIPHNLTFEADAGKISTVIDSMLSNAVNYSKPPRKIRISYLSNPSDKMHRVAIQDNGIGITNTQLDEIFEPFHLPDPGTISRKNDRIGLSLSIAKKYVQMHGGYISVDSIVNLGSTFTIHLPKSRNVAVKAHDA